ACAACCTGatgattttaaagtttatcttaactttgaaaatactaaaaatgttaaacattttcaaatattttgtgattttgggAGAAAATGTCGAGATTGCAATTTAGtaaggaaaattataaatattcttttaacctacattaatttcaatttggcTAAAATGACGATAAATGTTCAGTAGGTTTTGAGGCTATAGTTAGAGCGTATGAGTAAGTGAGACTTCTCTAGATTTATAATTCAATCGGAAGATTTGAACCTTACGTACTCAAATAGAGTtggtaatatttgaaaaatttattatatattgaAACGGATTTTGCAAGTATTCAAAACCTATTCGTAATATATCTCGATTTAATGCGGGGATATGAGAATACTTAAtggcatttttcttttaaaaagatAAGAAACAAGCTACAGATTTATGATATGTACGATTTTTTGACAGCAACATCATACTGTGCTCCTCACATTTACTCATTGCATAGTGCAACCTTACTTTAATCTGAGAAGAGGCACTTCTGACGCTTCTAGCAGATTGCACCTAAAAGAGTTTCCTTCTTTACTCATTAACTTCTATAGAAGAGATTTACTCGCTataaacacaattttcttACCTTTTTCTCTCCACCCTTCGGGAcatatttgtcatttttggcTTCAACCCTGGAACCGGCATTTTTGTAATCCagtttcttattttcaatCTTCACCCTCCCACCTCCAGGTTTATAACTGGCGTTGTCCAAAGAACCTATTTTCGACTTGACCACCTTGATGTTGGGAGAAGGGGCTGTGCCAACTTGAATTTTATTCATTGGAAGTTCTgggataaatttgatttagtgAACTATCTTAAACAATTAGTGAGGGGACTTACTTTTCTTTTCGGCAGATCCAGGAGTCGTAGCTGCAGAATCTGGTGATTGGATACTGTTAGGGGTTTTTGAACCCCTAGATAAGGACCTACCCTTGGTGGGAGTTGTAGAAGATGCTCGggatttatttgtttttcttggagatCTGTTGTCTCCATTACAAGACTACAATTCTAGGGTTATATTCAAGAGGGCTGATTGTTTAGTACTTACATTTCCTTGTGTAGATTCATCTACACCGCTATCGTTATCTCCCTCtgaaataaaagataaataattatttagaagtgtaccaatttttttctgaaaagcttcaagcaatttttttctgagcAATAAAGCAATGTAGAAATAAGTAGAACATGTGTAGAGACGATCTTTAAGGACTTCTACACTCAAAAAGCAGTGAAACTAGAACACTGAAGCCACACTCTCACAAACATACTCTTTGACTGTGAGAGGTTCAACTCCAGCTCCTTCTTCTGGGGCTCAATTGTCTCCTCGTTAATGGGTGGTGTAGTGTGTGTTTCTATATGTGGAGATGCGTCTCCATTAATTTCTCCTACAGGTAAAAGTACTTATAGCTAGAGGATGGGAGGATAGTTACAATGCAGCTGACAAGCTGACAATAAACGTTATTAATAAATCTAAGAGAGGTTTGTGACATTGACCTCTGTTTTTTTCCTTGGTGTCTTTAATGCTGTTCATCCTGGATTCGGGTCTGGAATCGAAATCTGGCTGAGGAGACACACTTTCATTTTCCTTCCTATGCACACTTTCCACAGAGCTTTGCCTGAAATATTTTGTCATTGTCCGGAAAGTCCTCTCTCGAAAACAGAGTTACCTGGATACGTCCAAAGATTCCTGACTGTTCGCCATTTCCAAGCTCACGTTGGGCGCAATATTCTTCCCTATGGAGGCTGCAGAGGTGGGTCTTTGATCCATTGAAGGCCTCCTGTTTTCAACCACATATTTTTCCACCTCTGCAGAATCCAGAGTTTGTGCCCTGGAAAGCTCGCCACTAAACCTCTATCTTGCACAATCACTCAATTACCTACCTATTAAGTGATTCCTCCAATAAAGGTTTGGGCCTGCTAAAAGCTGGAACAGagttttgttggaaaatttgagGTCTTTGAGCCAGTAATGGAGCTCTGGGAAAAGGACTTTGGGGCCTAAAAATGGGGCGCTGCTGTTGAGAAAACCCGGGGGTTGAGCCCTGAAATTTGGCCCTATAGCgctaaaaatatattgccATAGAAACTAACCGGAGGTCTAGGGCCTGGATTCCCTAGAGGAGGGCCTCTAGGCGCAAATCGAGCAGTAGCTGGAGGTCTCGCTCCGGGCGATTGAGACCTGATTCCAGAGAAAGTTTGAGGATTTTGGTTAGGATTTGGGCTGGTGAGAATGGATTGAGGACCACTGGTTGGGAATGGCTGGCGAAATTGGATATTTTGCCGGCTATCTGTTCGGAAAACTGGTGGTGGACGAGGCTGGATACTCGCTTGAGGAGATATTGCTGGCAAGTCCGAAGAGACCTTCGCGGGCTATTAATAACTTCTATTAGAAATTTCgcattttattgatttctgTTTTATCTACACACAAATTTAACCAGTTCGTGTAAGTTTATCCTTAATGACCTCCATCAGCCTGAATACGTGTAAATGCATAAGGGCTCGTCAATAATGTAACGAGATAACATTATATGAACCTCGCTTGTTTGTGTGGTGTGGATTATATGAAAGTTTTATACGCGATTAATACCattataaattagttttttgctaTGGTAATATGGGCAGAGTTAATATTAATGCGATATCATATCCAGCAGAGTTGTTAAAGGGATGTGAGGGCTCGTCACATAACTCAaggataaaataaaacttcaatagAATTTAAATGTATTCTTAAAACACGTATACTGAGGATGCTCCTTTGCAGATTAAGTTTCTCGGATTCATTCCAACTTTATTCGCTAATTCATCGATTCATTGGATCAACTCAGTTAATACAATCGTCATCCAGATTTAAATGTATTCTCAGTGAAGAAATTTAGTGAAGCATTTTAGCTCATTTCTATGCTTCATAAAGCTGAGCTTATGAATTATTAATACTACGACTATCTGATgcgtatttaatatttttgtgttcTGATTAAAAGTGGCGGAGACTGGCACGACATAAATATGTATTCTCCACCAGTTTTTAGGATAGTTGGAAGGCTAATAAATTCTGAAATATATACGGCACGAAGAACCGATTTAAATACTCAATGTGAAGACTCCTGAGGACAACACGTCTATAACTAGCCTTACCAAGGACTGATTACTTATTTCAGTTCTATGGAGATCTGCCTCCATTGTTGGACCATTGTGTTCAGCCATTTTTACTGGAAGAAAATAGAATTtccaatttcgattttttagtttataatCCTTTTACAGTGCGATCTATAAGTGAAATACTCCTCAAACATTGTTGGTAAATACCTCTCTACTCTACGTTCAAAGAAGCAAAAGAGTCTCTCTAATAAATTCCGGAATAATCCAGTtaaattgtttctttgttgcGTGTTATGCCCCAAACAGTGCCATAATTTACAGCTACAATACAACGCGTGCAATTCACAAATATTCCAActtttccatgaaatttagCAGCCCTACCGGAAAAACTCTTCTTGAAGAAATCAATGTCCCAATTGAACTCAcggataaataaataaaatcttcaaatgcGCATATTGATTAACATGAACAAAAAGGTTAGTAACTTGAAGCCATATATATCCAGTGGTGTCTGACCCACTTTTCCAGGACAACTTATTAGGGTTAAACAATTCTGGAAAGCTGCAACTCATTGTGTCACTGTGTACTTTTCTACGTTGCAGTCGAAAACTGTTTGTcattaaattagaattttattatggcttttaattattgtaagtttaaaaaaaaggtttttgctTGGCCTTGCAAGGCGTCCCAGACAAGTTCAGatgagtttttgaaaatatatcgGGAATTGTGCTGAATTGTAACGGATCTGGAAGTCAATAAGAATTTTCGAGAGATGACGCTTCTGGTAACCTTAAAAAGGTTTCGTAGACTTTCGTTCTAAATTACGAGAAGATTTCCAGAGATTTCATTGGATTTGTGGTTCAGTTCTGAGGTTATGGACTTCATTAGAAATCTAGGTGGTTGTCATCAATTTCCTGCACCGCTTATATGTTTTTACTTTCCAGTAATGATGCTGAgctttcttaaatttataacTGAATTGAGAGGCACTACAGATTAATTCTTCAGAAGTttgtagaaatatttaatgttccTGGTTCCCTTACATCACGAAGAATATTAGAGGTTTACTACTGTCTTCATTTACCTTGAGAGgtctgtttaaataaaattctatttgcCAGCccttgtttcacaaatttcctAATAGCGCTTACTTCGATTCGTTTGAATGTGCGAAATATGTATACCTGAATATTCACCCAAATGAAGTGCTTTTTTACAtcacaatatttttcaaggatATCCTTTACAACAAAAATCATGGACAGAATAGAAGGGAATAGCACGAAGAGAGGTTAGCGATAATAAATTCTTTAGAATCACCCACATTATATAGAATTGAATTAAGGAGTTTGTTTATAAAGTTTATCgatatttcttcatttaaaaatagatcCATAAAGCCTATGTATTAACAGCATTTCGTGGGAATTAACCCACAATAAATATGAGCTCTATTATACTTTATGTTTACATCTGTGTGTGGGTTGGAATTGTTGCTCCAATTCTCTGTTTCTTTGACGTAAATAAgtaatgttaaaatatcaaatcctgcaattttaacgtattttaaatttccctgAGCCCACACAATCGCATCGACCTCTCTACAatgattattgtttaaaattgttttattgagattaaaaatgttttctagtCCTCATATAATAACATCGAATTTAGATTAAATTGTCTAGTGGAAAGCTGTGATTTATTACTGCCTAACCCAATAAAAAGGCATCTAAAACAACAGTGTCAGAACACAACTACCATTGTTCTTATACGATAGCCCAACTTTGCGATAACAACTGCATTAAAACTGAATtgaacaataataaatggaCATGGAAACAATGGAAAGTGTTACCTGTTACCTCTGGTTACAAACACTATAGTCACGAAGGTTGGAAAATCGACTGGAAAACTGGGTGCCAGTTGAAGTTTGCCGGAAAAGCGCTATAGTGCCCTCTACTCTCATTGATCGATATCCGTTGGACGAACGAAGCGAGTTTGTACAGGatgtttctgagatattggaAAGTCCAGAATAGCGGAGGAAGTCATTGGATATACGAGGCGTACCGAATCAAGCACGCATCATTGTTAACTTTATTCTTAGTAAAGATACAACCCTAGTTTAAATTACAGAATTGTATTTTCTTAGGCTGGTTGCTATGGCGATACCAGAAAAACAACTGAATATTGCGttgtaaagataattaaaaaaaaacacattttttaacggaacattgaatatatttataaatgaaactaaaactagtttatttttatacaaaaaactgcattagtttttttctaaaatgaatatttttttaagatatgtgtgtttcattaagaaaatatgtttttttttgttaattatttttacaacacgatgttaaattatttttttagtatcaTTATCACAACCAGTCCAATAAAATAtgactttttgaaattaaattaggaTTCTATCTCTACTAACAAAAAGTTAACATTGGTGCGCACTTAATTTGGTACATTCAGTAAATTGAGCCACACTTTTTTGAACATATGTAAAGGTTCTtcgaaaatatataatttgtgaaaaagGAGAATATAGGTGAACATTGCCAACATTTTCTCTaaagaataattattgttttttcgttCAGTTGGAAATaattgattaagaaatttgaacattttcttgTCAATGatgaattataattttttcttaatcttGTAAGGGCCAATGTCCCATTAACTTCAGCTGCCCTAATTATTGATGTTAACAATAAACGTTGGAAGAGAACTTAAATAatagtcaaatttttaacggtTTTAATCTGACCCGTGACGCCACCTTCCGCGTATCAATTAAACTTATCAGAGAAAGTTAGATCGTTCCCATTTGGCGGAACGTGCATtgagctgtttaatttttacgtTGCTGGTTATTACACTTTTTGAGtagtttttatttgtaaaattaatagaaaaatgagTTGTTGAAATTATCAATATGAACGTGTGTATTATAgagccatttaaaaatttctttgagtgtgctaaaaaatgtgaataactGGCTCTATACCTCTACCGAAGTCAATAATTGCAGGTAAAGACTGcacttaaagaaatttttgcgcctgtgacaaatttttttggggtacagtaaaatgtttttttttgatattctaagggactaaattaaaaatagttgctctaaattattttaaaataattgtacTTTGGCCAGGCGTTAGTCAACGAAAATATCACATACAATTTAGAGAAaagaaatacaatttaatctaTTATCAGGACCGTTTAATCGTTTTCGTCATATAATAgttatatattttccaaagagaaaaattggcaaatttatTGCCGCTGCCATATTTTTGAAGCTAAACCagaaaatttacgtttttgtCAAGTAAAACACACTTTTTCCGATGGGTACTGTCTGGAACCATTTTTCTCAgattaacaaaataagaaattgattgaaatcagtttttttgttaattggaGAGAATAGTTATTTAGATGCAAATGAATTGAAACCGTTTGTTTATATGTATCTTAGTTTCTATGACAGAAAGAGTGAATTTACAACCACCGAGAgcgttgttttatttttgcagtGTGTCATTGGCTGCAACGAGtcataaagtaaaaaataacatctgctaaatttttaaccagctttaatcaaataactaagtataaaaataataaaattcttccTGAATGtacacttttttaaaaatatgtattatttattcgtAAAACGCTGTACGTAAGAGCGATTACGCTCCTGACCGAATAAAGGCCCTCTGCTTCGCGTTGCTCTTTAACCTTTGCCCTTGAACGGAATCTCTATTCAGTTTTCTACGCGTGTACGCAAATTACGTAAAATACTGTTGTATATGGAGGGCTGAAAACGACGATTACGATAGCGGCCgacgtttaaggccttattcgGTCAAGGATGTTATCTTTGTTTTAGTCCATGATACGTATAACATTTTACACagaaattatacttttttacTCTTTTACACGTAAGTAGTTATTTGACTAaaggcaattaaaaaattaacacgccatatttatgttttatagCCCATTGTCTCGAGTAATGGGCTGTAAAACTGTAATAACGCCCGCTAGTCGTAAGTCGTGGCATAAAACGCCAGCGTGCACTTTTGAAGATCGTGTACTCGTTTGCACACTTGCTCAGTCGCCAACTTTCAGTTTTtataccccccccccctttcaAGCAGTTTTAATAATGGGGAAACCTCTGATAGAGTCgggaatattaatttttcgcaaaaagtAGTCCCCAAAAAATCAGACCGTCTTTCATGTTTTTTCCGTTGTGTTAAGTTTCTCACATACCTGAGTTTCTTTTTTGTGCATAAGAGCCTCTTAGGAAGTAGGTCATGTCcggatattaaattaaaataaaacctaAATACGTCATATCATTCTCGCGTGCTTGAACGAAAAAAGGATGATTTATGGTTTAACTATAAATAACCTTAAATCGAATAGCATTTGCCTGTCTGGGGAACATCAGCTCAGTAATAGAGCGATGTCGACAAGcactgatttttttctcagGTTGGTGTCGCCTTCACTGAAATCGCTATATGTGGATGTAGTCAGTTTTAAGACGATCCATGAAGATTGATGTACAATGTCCTCACATCAATAAGGTAAGTTCCAAATTTCCTTATATTATATTGTGGCCGTTGAGTATAAATATTCTAGAATTAGAGATGGTGGTAACTTTTGCCATCAAAAACGACGCGAAAACGAACTCTGTTACTTGGTTCGAGACCATTGAAATCAATGGTAATTCTGCGGTATTCCGAATCGACACTGGATCGGATGTTAACTTGATTTCGTATGAAACATGCAAAAAgcttaaactaaaaattaagcTCACACCAACAGATGTGGAATTGTCCTCATATTCTGGACACACTATAACCATCTTGGGTTCTAGTGATATTAAATGCACCAAAAATGGTAAACAGCATCTTTTAAAGTTCTTTATCACAAAGATGAATTTGGACAATGTTTTGGGGCTTCCAGCTTGTATAGATTTGGGCATTGTTGCGACGATTTCGACACCTATAGAGGCAAATTCTGCCGAAAAAATTTCCAAGCTCTACAGCGATGTTTTCAGCCCTCCTGGCATTCTCAGATGCGAACCTTATCATATAAATTTGCTCCCCAATGTGAAACCTATTCATTCATCGCCAAGAAAACTCAATGCCTTTGAATCTCAAATATTGGAACCTGAGTTGAAAGCGATGGTTCAAAATGGATATTTAGAGAGTGTTGAAGATGATTTGGCAGCTAAATGGTCCCATCCGCTAATCATTGCTCCGAAATGCCATGAATTTCCATCAATGAAGATTTACATGGATTGCagaattttgaacaaatacGTGCTTGCAGAATACATCCCCCTACCTGCAATCGAAGAAGCTCTGCAAGAGGCCAAAGGCTCTCAGTTCTACTCAATCTTATCATCCCCTCAAGCGTGCATGCAAATCCCCCTCGATGATTATAGCTCCAATATATGTACCGTTTCAACCCCCTCgggaaaatttaactttaaaactaTCCCTTATGGGCTTGCAGCAGGCTCCAGAATCTTCCACTTTATATCTAGTCAAATTTTTGATGACATGGAGGGGGTGATTTGCTAtatggacgagatcttagtgcaTGGAAAAAACAAGAACGAGCATAACAACAGATTACTGCAGGTGCTAGAAAGGGCTCGCAGatacaatttgaaattttccaaaggaAGACTTCAATTGGCGAAAGCTGAGGTCCGGTTTCTGGGGTATTTGTTACTTAAAGGGGAAGTTTCTATGGACATTCGTAAACTAGAAGCTGTGAGTCAGATGAAGGCTCCGGTAAACAAGCAGGAACTTCATAGGTTTTTAG
This genomic interval from Euwallacea fornicatus isolate EFF26 chromosome 24, ASM4011564v1, whole genome shotgun sequence contains the following:
- the tau gene encoding microtubule-associated protein tau isoform X3, coding for MAEHNGPTMEADLHRTEISNQSLPAKVSSDLPAISPQASIQPRPPPVFRTDSRQNIQFRQPFPTSGPQSILTSPNPNQNPQTFSGIRSQSPGARPPATARFAPRGPPLGNPGPRPPGSTPGFSQQQRPIFRPQSPFPRAPLLAQRPQIFQQNSVPAFSRPKPLLEESLNRAQTLDSAEVEKYVVENRRPSMDQRPTSAASIGKNIAPNVSLEMANSQESLDVSRQSSVESVHRKENESVSPQPDFDSRPESRMNSIKDTKEKNREGDNDSGVDESTQGNSCNGDNRSPRKTNKSRASSTTPTKGRSLSRGSKTPNSIQSPDSAATTPGSAEKKKLPMNKIQVGTAPSPNIKVVKSKIGSLDNASYKPGGGRVKIENKKLDYKNAGSRVEAKNDKYVPKGGEKKETQSARSAPSSSSPRKILSQKLEWTAKSKIGSLDNANHKPKGGDKKIETVKLHFKEKAAAKVGSKDNMKHQPGGGDVKKRTCPRQLSYRSGSIENKKLDIQASSKIGSMDNVKHKPAGGEKKIFDDKDYLRQQNRSGKSSIGHSLSGSQHSINSQDPKAPVADENLNQEH
- the tau gene encoding microtubule-associated protein 4 isoform X1 codes for the protein MAEHNGPTMEADLHRTEISNQSLPAKVSSDLPAISPQASIQPRPPPVFRTDSRQNIQFRQPFPTSGPQSILTSPNPNQNPQTFSGIRSQSPGARPPATARFAPRGPPLGNPGPRPPGSTPGFSQQQRPIFRPQSPFPRAPLLAQRPQIFQQNSVPAFSRPKPLLEESLNRAQTLDSAEVEKYVVENRRPSMDQRPTSAASIGKNIAPNVSLEMANSQESLDVSRQSSVESVHRKENESVSPQPDFDSRPESRMNSIKDTKEKNRGEINGDASPHIETHTTPPINEETIEPQKKELELNLSQSKKGDNDSGVDESTQGNSCNGDNRSPRKTNKSRASSTTPTKGRSLSRGSKTPNSIQSPDSAATTPGSAEKKKLPMNKIQVGTAPSPNIKVVKSKIGSLDNASYKPGGGRVKIENKKLDYKNAGSRVEAKNDKYVPKGGEKKETQSARSAPSSSSPRKILSQKLEWTAKSKIGSLDNANHKPKGGDKKIETVKLHFKEKAAAKVGSKDNMKHQPGGGDVKKRTCPRQLSYRSGSIENKKLDIQASSKIGSMDNVKHKPAGGEKKIFDDKDYLRQQNRSGKSSIGHSLSGSQHSINSQDPKAPVADENLNQEH
- the tau gene encoding microtubule-associated protein 4 isoform X2, with protein sequence MAEHNGPTMEADLHRTEISNQSLPAKVSSDLPAISPQASIQPRPPPVFRTDSRQNIQFRQPFPTSGPQSILTSPNPNQNPQTFSGIRSQSPGARPPATARFAPRGPPLGNPGPRPPGSTPGFSQQQRPIFRPQSPFPRAPLLAQRPQIFQQNSVPAFSRPKPLLEESLNRAQTLDSAEVEKYVVENRRPSMDQRPTSAASIGKNIAPNVSLEMANSQESLDVSRQSSVESVHRKENESVSPQPDFDSRPESRMNSIKDTKEKNRGEINGDASPHIETHTTPPINEETIEPQKKELELNLSQSKKGDNDSGVDESTQGNSCNGDNRSPRKTNKSRASSTTPTKGRSLSRGSKTPNSIQSPDSAATTPGSAEKKKLPMNKIQVGTAPSPNIKVVKSKIGSLDNASYKPGGGRVKIENKKLDYKNAGSRVEAKNDKYVPKGGEKKILSQKLEWTAKSKIGSLDNANHKPKGGDKKIETVKLHFKEKAAAKVGSKDNMKHQPGGGDVKKRTCPRQLSYRSGSIENKKLDIQASSKIGSMDNVKHKPAGGEKKIFDDKDYLRQQNRSGKSSIGHSLSGSQHSINSQDPKAPVADENLNQEH